From the Burkholderia ubonensis genome, one window contains:
- a CDS encoding ABC transporter permease subunit, whose translation MIKPSKPLSTGVLAFGFLFLYIPIISLIVYSFNESKLVTVWSGFSLKWYASLWQDDELLTAAWLSLKIGLLTATASVVIGTWAGFVLARFGRFRGFTLYTGMINAPLVIPEVIQGISLLLLFVALEQMFGWPKGRGMVTIWIGHVMLCVSYVAIIVQSRVKELNRSLEEAALDLGATPLKVFFVVTLPLISQALLSGWLLSFTLSIDDLVLSAFLSGPGSTTLPLVVFSRVRLGLNPEMNALATLFITAVTIGVIAVNQMMIVRERRRVADMKAAFAAA comes from the coding sequence ATGATCAAGCCGAGCAAACCGCTGTCGACGGGCGTCCTCGCATTCGGATTCCTGTTCCTGTACATCCCGATCATCAGCCTGATCGTCTATTCGTTCAACGAGTCGAAGCTCGTCACCGTGTGGTCGGGCTTCTCGCTGAAGTGGTACGCGTCGCTGTGGCAGGACGACGAGCTGCTGACGGCCGCGTGGCTGTCGCTGAAGATCGGCCTGCTGACGGCCACCGCGTCGGTCGTGATCGGCACGTGGGCGGGCTTCGTGCTCGCGCGCTTCGGGCGCTTTCGCGGCTTCACGCTGTACACGGGGATGATCAACGCGCCGCTCGTGATTCCCGAGGTGATCCAGGGCATCTCGCTGCTGCTGCTGTTCGTCGCGCTGGAGCAGATGTTCGGCTGGCCGAAGGGGCGCGGGATGGTCACGATCTGGATCGGCCACGTGATGCTGTGCGTGTCGTACGTCGCGATCATCGTGCAGTCGCGCGTGAAGGAGCTGAACAGGTCGCTCGAGGAAGCCGCGCTCGATCTCGGCGCGACGCCGCTGAAGGTGTTCTTCGTGGTCACGCTGCCGCTGATCTCGCAGGCGCTGCTGTCGGGTTGGCTGCTGTCGTTCACGCTGTCGATCGACGATCTCGTGCTGTCGGCGTTCCTGTCGGGCCCCGGCTCGACCACGCTGCCGCTCGTCGTGTTCTCGCGCGTGCGGCTCGGCCTGAATCCGGAGATGAACGCGCTCGCGACGCTGTTCATCACGGCCGTCACGATCGGCGTGATCGCCGTGAACCAGATGATGATCGTGCGCGAACGACGGCGCGTGGCCGACATGAAGGCGGCGTTCGCGGCCGCGTGA
- a CDS encoding DUF3138 family protein — translation MKKKLICLLVAGALPGIALADSTSAQIKALQAQVAALQKQMKAMQAQLAAQPGGGAGAIAQGGAPAGGRPAAVAKVAADPASPDYGKSQALLTNDDVTEMKQQIANQQLKVDSLTDAASTGPIAGLSVTGYIDPTYIYNRAPGTSSFLFANHENAYNYFNSTFGDLYLDIKKTFGVGPMAPSAEITLMPNRGNGITLLQNSRGSITDNLLNTAVVNVPITASTTLVAGLIPSFGGYEVQQSNQMLTLTHNLLYDFSDPGSYVGIGANYTKGSWAWKFFVGNEQYRTYGSVTQTGTNALGDPITTSNKVPTFTARADYTWSSALGLGGSFNIGRQTLASAIDSNGVVHYGPGGNAPSAYGTFFFGELDATYTLADVQYNAEVDYGRQEHAAYNGGLAQWYGLSLLAHRKFNAPVVGRMGVTLRYDLLANSKNGGGGGGIALNGNGMDPNNGFGVDADCLAMSKAGGGLGFECKGAVRQDVALDLLFYPTQQITVKVEYRHDWANNKVFLRHDGSYGKSNDLLATQFIYSF, via the coding sequence ATGAAGAAGAAACTGATCTGCCTGCTGGTGGCCGGCGCGCTGCCGGGCATCGCGCTGGCTGACTCGACGTCCGCCCAGATCAAGGCGCTGCAGGCGCAGGTCGCCGCGCTGCAGAAGCAGATGAAGGCGATGCAGGCGCAGCTCGCCGCGCAGCCGGGCGGCGGCGCGGGCGCGATCGCACAAGGCGGCGCGCCGGCCGGCGGCAGGCCGGCCGCGGTGGCCAAAGTGGCCGCCGATCCGGCGTCGCCCGACTACGGCAAGTCGCAGGCGCTGCTGACCAACGACGACGTGACCGAGATGAAGCAGCAGATCGCGAACCAGCAGCTCAAGGTCGACTCGCTGACGGACGCGGCCAGCACCGGGCCGATCGCCGGCCTGTCGGTGACGGGCTACATCGATCCAACCTATATCTACAACCGCGCGCCGGGCACGTCGTCGTTCCTGTTCGCGAACCACGAGAACGCGTACAACTACTTCAACAGCACGTTCGGCGACCTGTACCTCGACATCAAGAAGACCTTCGGCGTCGGCCCGATGGCGCCGTCAGCCGAGATCACGCTGATGCCGAACCGCGGCAACGGCATCACGCTGCTGCAGAACTCGCGCGGCTCGATCACCGACAACCTGCTGAACACGGCGGTCGTCAACGTGCCGATCACCGCGTCGACGACGCTCGTCGCCGGCCTGATCCCGAGCTTCGGCGGCTACGAGGTGCAGCAGTCGAACCAGATGCTCACGCTCACGCACAACCTGCTGTACGACTTCTCCGACCCGGGCAGCTACGTCGGCATCGGCGCGAACTACACGAAGGGCAGCTGGGCGTGGAAGTTCTTCGTCGGCAACGAGCAGTACCGCACGTATGGCTCGGTCACGCAGACCGGCACCAACGCGCTCGGCGACCCGATCACGACCAGCAACAAGGTGCCGACCTTCACCGCGCGTGCGGACTACACGTGGTCGAGCGCGCTCGGCCTCGGCGGTTCGTTCAACATCGGCCGCCAGACGCTCGCGAGCGCGATCGACTCGAACGGCGTGGTCCACTACGGCCCCGGCGGCAACGCGCCGAGCGCGTACGGCACGTTCTTCTTCGGCGAGCTCGACGCGACCTACACGCTCGCCGACGTGCAGTACAACGCCGAAGTCGATTACGGCCGCCAGGAGCATGCGGCCTACAACGGCGGGCTCGCGCAGTGGTACGGGCTGTCGCTGCTCGCGCACCGCAAGTTCAACGCGCCGGTGGTCGGCCGCATGGGCGTGACGCTGCGCTACGATCTGCTCGCGAATAGCAAGAACGGCGGCGGCGGCGGCGGCATCGCGCTGAACGGCAACGGGATGGACCCGAACAACGGCTTCGGCGTCGACGCGGACTGCCTCGCGATGTCGAAGGCCGGCGGCGGGCTCGGCTTCGAGTGCAAGGGCGCGGTGCGCCAGGACGTCGCGCTCGACCTGCTGTTCTATCCGACCCAGCAGATCACCGTGAAGGTCGAATACCGGCACGACTGGGCGAACAACAAGGTGTTCCTGCGCCACGACGGGTCGTACGGCAAGTCCAACGACCTGCTCGCGACGCAGTTCATCTACTCGTTCTGA
- a CDS encoding ABC transporter ATP-binding protein, with product MQSIPSSAAARHAQPATAARTKHDAFVRIENVVKKFGDSTAVDNVNLTIAKNELFALLGSSGCGKSTLLRMLAGLETATAGKITVDGEDLASLPPYRRPVNMMFQSYALFPHMTVESNVAFGLKQEGTPKHEIKERVADALALVQMSKYAKRKPHQLSGGQQQRVALARSLVKRPKLLLLDEPMSALDKKIRQKTQLELVNIIEKVDVTCVMVTHDQEEAMTMASRLAVMSEGKIVQIGSPGEVYEYPNSRFSAEFIGSTNLFEGRVVEDEPDHIFVESDDLEARMYVSHGVTGPLGMPVGISVRPERIHVSREKPRSPHNWARGVVTDIAYMGSYSLYHVRLPSGKTVVSNLSSSHLMHDGAPAYNDDVFVSWSPASGVVLTQ from the coding sequence ATGCAATCGATTCCCTCTTCCGCGGCTGCGCGCCATGCGCAGCCGGCCACCGCGGCCCGCACGAAGCACGACGCGTTCGTGCGCATCGAGAACGTCGTGAAGAAGTTCGGCGACAGCACGGCCGTCGACAACGTGAACCTGACGATCGCGAAAAACGAGCTGTTCGCGCTGCTCGGCAGCTCGGGCTGCGGCAAGTCGACGTTGCTGCGCATGCTCGCCGGGCTCGAAACCGCGACCGCCGGCAAGATCACCGTCGACGGCGAGGACCTCGCGTCGCTGCCGCCGTACCGCCGCCCGGTGAACATGATGTTCCAGTCGTACGCGCTGTTCCCGCACATGACGGTCGAGTCGAACGTCGCGTTCGGCCTGAAGCAGGAAGGCACGCCGAAGCACGAGATCAAGGAACGCGTCGCCGACGCGCTCGCGCTGGTGCAGATGAGCAAGTACGCGAAGCGCAAGCCGCACCAGCTTTCCGGCGGCCAGCAGCAGCGCGTCGCGCTCGCGCGCTCGCTCGTCAAGCGCCCGAAGCTGCTGCTGCTCGACGAGCCGATGTCCGCGCTCGACAAGAAGATCCGCCAGAAGACCCAGCTCGAGCTCGTGAACATCATCGAGAAGGTCGACGTGACCTGCGTGATGGTCACGCACGACCAGGAGGAGGCGATGACGATGGCGAGCCGCCTCGCGGTGATGAGCGAAGGCAAGATCGTGCAGATCGGCTCGCCCGGCGAAGTGTACGAATACCCGAACAGCCGCTTCTCGGCCGAGTTCATCGGCTCGACCAACCTGTTCGAGGGCCGCGTGGTCGAGGACGAGCCCGACCACATCTTCGTCGAGAGCGACGACCTCGAGGCGCGCATGTACGTGAGCCACGGCGTGACGGGCCCGCTCGGGATGCCGGTCGGCATCTCGGTGCGGCCGGAGCGCATCCACGTGTCGCGCGAGAAGCCGCGCTCGCCGCACAACTGGGCGCGCGGCGTCGTCACCGACATCGCGTACATGGGCAGCTACTCGCTGTACCACGTGCGCCTGCCGAGCGGCAAGACCGTCGTGTCGAACCTGTCCAGCTCGCACCTGATGCACGACGGTGCGCCCGCCTACAACGACGACGTGTTCGTCTCCTGGTCGCCCGCCAGCGGCGTGGTGCTGACGCAATGA
- a CDS encoding DUF799 domain-containing protein, producing MFKTISFKLLSVLSIVALLSACAQPVKHADYTAFKKSQPRSILVLPPLNETSDVAATYGMLSQMTLPLAEAGYYVVPVAVMDEAFKQNGLTNAAEIQETSPAKLREIFGADAALYAKVSKYGSVYQVIDSTTVVTASAKLVDLKTGDVLWQGQGSASGKELGNNVNVGGFGIVGMLVQAAVKQIAHSLTDEAHDVAALTSNRLLSAGPPTGLLYGPRSRKYGTD from the coding sequence ATGTTCAAGACCATTTCATTCAAGCTGCTGTCCGTGCTGTCGATCGTCGCGCTGCTGAGCGCCTGCGCGCAGCCGGTGAAGCACGCCGACTACACGGCGTTCAAGAAGAGCCAGCCGCGCTCGATCCTCGTGCTGCCGCCGCTCAACGAAACCAGCGACGTCGCGGCGACCTACGGGATGCTGTCGCAGATGACGCTGCCGCTCGCCGAGGCCGGCTATTACGTGGTGCCGGTCGCGGTGATGGACGAGGCCTTCAAGCAGAACGGCCTGACCAACGCCGCCGAGATCCAGGAGACGTCGCCGGCCAAGCTGCGCGAAATCTTCGGCGCGGATGCCGCGCTGTATGCGAAGGTCTCGAAGTACGGCTCGGTGTACCAGGTCATCGACAGCACGACGGTGGTGACCGCGTCGGCCAAGCTCGTCGACCTGAAAACGGGCGACGTGCTGTGGCAGGGGCAAGGCAGCGCGAGCGGCAAGGAACTCGGCAACAACGTGAACGTCGGCGGGTTCGGGATCGTCGGCATGCTCGTGCAGGCCGCCGTCAAGCAGATCGCGCATTCGCTGACCGATGAAGCCCACGACGTGGCCGCGCTGACCAGCAATCGCCTGTTGTCGGCCGGCCCGCCGACCGGCCTGCTGTACGGCCCGCGTTCGCGCAAGTACGGCACCGACTAA
- a CDS encoding DUF4810 domain-containing protein has product MKRGIWLPATAAALLLAGCAAPTTPPLYQWNGYQPQVYEYFKGKTSPQQQIDALEKALQQIRAKGNTPPPGFHAHLGMLYASIGSEQQAEQELQAEKQLFPESSPFMDFLMKHKPAAKKPAEQKTAEQKPADQNTAKQ; this is encoded by the coding sequence ATGAAACGGGGTATCTGGCTGCCGGCGACGGCCGCCGCATTGCTGCTCGCGGGCTGCGCGGCACCGACCACGCCGCCGCTCTATCAATGGAACGGCTACCAGCCGCAGGTGTACGAGTACTTCAAGGGCAAGACGTCGCCGCAGCAGCAGATCGACGCGCTCGAAAAGGCGCTGCAGCAGATCCGGGCGAAGGGCAACACGCCGCCGCCGGGCTTCCATGCGCATCTCGGGATGCTGTACGCGAGCATCGGCAGCGAACAGCAGGCCGAACAGGAACTGCAGGCGGAGAAGCAGCTGTTTCCGGAATCGTCGCCGTTCATGGACTTCCTGATGAAGCACAAGCCGGCGGCGAAGAAGCCGGCCGAGCAGAAAACGGCCGAGCAGAAGCCGGCCGATCAGAACACCGCCAAACAGTGA
- the gor gene encoding glutathione-disulfide reductase, whose translation MEFDYDLFVIGAGSGGVRLARMSAQYGARVGIAEEEQIGGTCVLRGCIPKKLLVYASHYPHEVEDAQGFGWTFGAGALDWPALIAAKDREINRLSGIYVNLLRQSGVEMHAARATLVDAHTVALGERRVTARHIAIATGSRPSLPPLPGIEHAITSREALSLATLPARVAVVGGGYIAVEFAGIFNGLGSRVDLFYRGAQILRGFDDDVRQFLADEMTKQGVTIHPHAQVDAIERADDGTLAVRVGGAHHGPYDAVLYATGRVPNVERLGLEQAGVALDARGAIAVDAYSATSVASIHAIGDVTSRPQLTPVATRDGGLLALTLFGGRRVAADHEWVPSAVFSQPEVATVGLAEARARDVHGDVDVYRTSFKALRHTLSGRDERTLMKLVVARDSQRVVGAHMVGRDAGEIIQGIAIAIRAGATKAQFDDTIGIHPTAAEEFVTMRQKAAD comes from the coding sequence ATGGAATTCGACTACGACCTGTTCGTGATCGGCGCCGGCTCGGGCGGCGTCAGGCTGGCCCGGATGTCGGCGCAATACGGCGCGCGCGTGGGCATTGCGGAAGAAGAGCAGATCGGCGGCACCTGCGTGCTGCGCGGCTGCATCCCGAAGAAGCTGCTCGTCTACGCGTCGCATTACCCGCATGAAGTCGAGGATGCGCAGGGCTTCGGCTGGACCTTCGGCGCCGGCGCGCTCGACTGGCCCGCGCTGATCGCCGCGAAGGATCGCGAGATCAACCGGCTGAGCGGCATCTACGTGAACCTGCTGCGGCAGTCCGGCGTCGAGATGCACGCGGCGCGCGCGACGCTCGTCGATGCGCACACGGTCGCGCTCGGCGAGCGCCGCGTCACCGCGCGCCACATCGCGATCGCGACGGGTTCGCGCCCGTCGCTGCCGCCGCTGCCCGGCATCGAGCACGCGATAACGTCGCGCGAGGCGCTGTCGCTCGCGACGCTGCCGGCGCGCGTCGCGGTGGTCGGCGGCGGCTATATCGCGGTCGAGTTCGCGGGCATCTTCAACGGGCTCGGCAGCCGCGTCGACCTGTTCTATCGCGGCGCGCAGATCCTGCGCGGCTTCGACGACGACGTCCGGCAGTTCCTCGCCGACGAAATGACGAAGCAGGGCGTGACGATTCATCCGCACGCGCAGGTGGATGCGATCGAGCGCGCGGACGACGGCACGCTCGCGGTGCGCGTCGGCGGCGCGCACCACGGGCCGTACGACGCGGTGCTCTACGCGACCGGCCGCGTGCCGAACGTCGAGCGCCTCGGGCTCGAGCAGGCGGGCGTCGCGCTCGATGCGCGCGGCGCGATCGCGGTCGATGCGTACTCCGCGACGTCGGTCGCATCGATCCACGCGATCGGCGACGTGACGTCGCGGCCGCAGCTCACGCCGGTCGCGACGCGCGACGGCGGCCTGCTCGCGCTGACGCTGTTCGGCGGGCGGCGCGTCGCGGCCGATCACGAATGGGTGCCGTCGGCGGTGTTCAGCCAGCCCGAGGTCGCGACGGTCGGCCTCGCCGAGGCGCGCGCGCGGGACGTGCACGGCGACGTCGACGTCTACCGCACGTCGTTCAAGGCGCTGCGCCACACGCTGTCCGGGCGCGACGAGCGCACCCTGATGAAGCTCGTCGTCGCGCGCGACAGCCAGCGCGTGGTCGGCGCGCACATGGTCGGCCGCGACGCGGGCGAGATCATCCAGGGCATCGCGATCGCGATCCGCGCGGGCGCGACGAAGGCGCAGTTCGACGACACGATCGGCATCCATCCGACCGCGGCCGAGGAATTCGTCACGATGCGGCAGAAGGCGGCGGATTGA
- a CDS encoding ABC transporter permease subunit, which produces MRTSAPSSSAPVSSGAVAAAAAPARKRRFAALSRVLPSGRGVAIGVPFVWLALFFALPFVLVLKISFADQVMGIPPYSALMQIQDGVVHFAIQLGHYAFLLKDDLYVATYLSSLKMAGVSTLFCLLIGYPMAYYIARSEPGTRNVLMMAVMLPFWTSFLIRVYAWIGILKDDGLLNHALIALGIIHTPLRLYHSDAGVYIGMVYSYLPFMVMPLNAHLVKMDLTLLEAAYDLGAKPWVAFTRITLPLSKNGIIAGSLLVFIPAVGEYVIPELLGGADTLMIGRVMWDEFFNNMDWPMASAVTVAMVLLLLVPMALFQYYQVKELEDAK; this is translated from the coding sequence ATGAGAACTTCCGCCCCTTCCTCCTCCGCGCCGGTGTCGTCCGGCGCCGTGGCCGCGGCAGCGGCCCCCGCGCGCAAGCGCCGCTTCGCCGCGCTGTCGCGCGTCCTGCCGTCCGGCCGCGGCGTCGCGATCGGCGTGCCGTTCGTGTGGCTCGCGCTGTTCTTCGCACTGCCGTTCGTGCTGGTGCTCAAGATCAGCTTCGCCGACCAGGTGATGGGCATTCCGCCGTATTCGGCGCTGATGCAGATCCAGGACGGCGTCGTGCACTTCGCGATCCAGCTCGGCCACTATGCGTTCCTGCTGAAGGACGACCTGTACGTCGCGACCTACCTCAGCTCGCTGAAGATGGCCGGCGTGTCGACGCTGTTCTGCCTGCTGATCGGCTATCCGATGGCGTACTACATCGCGCGCTCGGAACCGGGCACGCGCAACGTGCTGATGATGGCCGTGATGCTGCCGTTCTGGACGTCGTTCCTGATCCGCGTGTACGCATGGATCGGCATCCTGAAGGACGACGGCCTGCTGAACCACGCGCTGATCGCGCTCGGCATCATCCACACGCCGCTGCGGCTCTATCACAGCGACGCGGGCGTCTACATCGGGATGGTCTATTCGTACCTGCCGTTCATGGTGATGCCGCTCAACGCGCACCTCGTGAAGATGGACCTCACGCTGCTCGAGGCCGCATACGACCTGGGCGCGAAGCCGTGGGTCGCGTTCACGCGCATCACGCTGCCGCTGTCGAAGAACGGGATCATCGCCGGCAGCCTGCTGGTGTTCATCCCGGCCGTCGGCGAGTACGTGATTCCCGAGCTGCTCGGCGGCGCGGACACGCTGATGATCGGCCGCGTGATGTGGGACGAGTTCTTCAACAACATGGACTGGCCGATGGCGTCCGCGGTGACGGTGGCGATGGTGCTGCTGCTGCTCGTGCCGATGGCGCTGTTCCAGTACTACCAGGTCAAGGAACTGGAGGACGCGAAATGA
- a CDS encoding CsgG/HfaB family protein, whose translation MNIQTRRNVLVAAALVAALTGCATESSRTLDVPAVSSAQRPYSGKPVAIAVGKFDNRSSYMRGIFSDGIDRLGGQAKTILVTRLQQSRRFNVLDRENLEEIKQEAGFMKKAQAVKGANYVVTGDVTEFGRKEVGDHQLFGILGSGKTQVAYAKVNLNIVDTTTSEVIASSQGAGEFSLSNREIIGFGGTASYDSTLNGKVLDLAIQEAVNHLVDQVDAGALKPAK comes from the coding sequence GTGAACATCCAGACACGACGCAACGTCCTCGTCGCCGCGGCGCTCGTCGCGGCGCTGACCGGCTGCGCGACCGAATCGTCGCGCACGCTCGACGTGCCGGCCGTCAGCAGCGCGCAGCGCCCGTACTCGGGCAAGCCGGTCGCGATCGCGGTCGGCAAGTTCGACAACCGTTCGAGCTACATGCGCGGCATCTTCTCGGACGGCATCGACCGCCTCGGCGGCCAGGCGAAGACGATCCTCGTCACGCGCCTGCAGCAGAGCCGCCGCTTCAACGTGCTCGATCGCGAGAACCTCGAGGAGATCAAGCAGGAGGCCGGCTTCATGAAGAAGGCGCAGGCGGTGAAGGGCGCGAACTACGTGGTGACGGGCGACGTGACCGAGTTCGGCCGCAAGGAAGTCGGCGATCACCAGCTGTTCGGCATCCTCGGCAGCGGCAAGACGCAGGTCGCGTACGCGAAGGTCAACCTGAACATCGTCGACACGACGACGTCGGAAGTGATCGCGTCGAGCCAGGGCGCGGGCGAATTCAGCCTGTCCAACCGCGAAATCATCGGCTTCGGCGGCACCGCGAGCTACGACTCGACGCTCAACGGCAAGGTGCTCGACCTCGCGATCCAGGAGGCCGTCAACCATCTCGTCGACCAGGTCGACGCCGGCGCGCTGAAGCCGGCGAAGTAA
- a CDS encoding NAD(P)/FAD-dependent oxidoreductase, whose translation MKNFANQPHAASYYAATANDATRHPPLAGAADADVCVIGAGLTGLSAALNLAERGHSVVVLEASRVGWAASGRNGGQLIGGYACDIDTFARYLPDADVKRIWEMGLETLSLVKSRIAQHGIECAFTPGYVTAANTARDADALKRWRDEAATRFGYDRLRFVEADDIGGYVQSSRYRGGLYDPDSGHLHPLNYTLGLARAATGAGVRIHEQSCVTRVRDIPAGHLVETAQGHVRARFVVLACNAYLGALAPALARKIMPVGTYVIATEPLGESRAAALMPARAAVCDSRFVLDYFRPAPDTRLVWGGKVSYSTRQPRHLAQAMRADMLKTFPQLADVKVEYAWGGFVDITMNRAPHFGRVAPTLYFAQGFSGHGVNTTALAGKLIAEAIDGQASRFDLFGKIPHRDFPGGALLRTPALVLAMSWYRLLDAFGVH comes from the coding sequence ATGAAGAATTTCGCGAACCAACCGCATGCCGCGTCGTACTACGCGGCCACCGCCAACGATGCGACGCGTCATCCGCCGCTCGCCGGCGCCGCCGACGCCGACGTGTGCGTGATCGGCGCGGGCCTGACCGGCCTGTCGGCCGCGCTCAATCTCGCCGAGCGCGGCCATTCGGTCGTCGTGCTCGAGGCGTCGCGGGTCGGCTGGGCCGCGAGCGGCCGCAACGGCGGGCAACTGATCGGCGGCTACGCGTGCGACATCGACACGTTCGCGCGCTACCTGCCGGACGCCGACGTGAAGCGCATCTGGGAGATGGGGCTCGAAACGCTGTCGCTCGTGAAGTCGCGCATCGCGCAGCACGGCATCGAATGCGCGTTCACGCCGGGCTACGTCACCGCCGCGAACACCGCGCGCGACGCCGATGCGCTCAAGCGCTGGCGCGACGAAGCCGCGACGCGCTTCGGCTACGACCGCCTGCGGTTCGTCGAAGCGGACGACATCGGCGGCTACGTGCAGTCGTCGCGCTACCGCGGCGGCCTGTACGACCCCGACAGCGGCCACCTGCATCCGCTGAACTACACGCTCGGCCTCGCGCGCGCGGCGACCGGGGCCGGCGTGCGCATCCACGAGCAGAGCTGCGTGACGCGCGTGCGCGACATCCCGGCCGGCCATCTCGTCGAGACGGCGCAGGGCCATGTGCGCGCGCGCTTCGTCGTGCTCGCGTGCAATGCGTATCTCGGCGCGCTCGCGCCGGCGCTCGCGAGGAAGATCATGCCGGTCGGCACCTACGTGATCGCGACCGAGCCGCTCGGCGAATCACGCGCCGCCGCGCTGATGCCGGCGCGCGCGGCGGTCTGCGACAGCCGCTTCGTGCTCGACTATTTCCGGCCGGCGCCGGACACGCGGCTCGTGTGGGGCGGCAAGGTCAGCTACTCGACGCGGCAGCCGCGCCATCTCGCGCAAGCGATGCGCGCCGACATGCTGAAGACGTTCCCGCAGCTCGCGGACGTGAAGGTGGAATACGCGTGGGGCGGCTTCGTCGACATCACGATGAACCGCGCGCCGCATTTCGGGCGGGTCGCGCCGACGCTGTATTTCGCTCAGGGGTTCTCGGGGCACGGCGTGAACACGACCGCGCTGGCGGGCAAGCTGATCGCCGAGGCGATCGACGGGCAGGCGAGCCGCTTCGACCTGTTCGGCAAGATCCCGCATCGCGATTTCCCGGGCGGCGCGCTGTTGCGCACGCCGGCGCTGGTGCTCGCGATGAGCTGGTATCGGCTGCTGGATGCGTTCGGCGTGCACTGA
- a CDS encoding polyamine ABC transporter substrate-binding protein, translating to MRARTLRQACSAAALAAAAAFTSVASPPAQAADELNVYNWSDYIAPDTIPNFQKQTGIHVKYDNYDSDDTLQAKLLAGSSGYDIVVPTSNYMAKQIQAGVYQKLDKSKLPNLANLDPLLMKMISDADPGNQYGVPWAYGTDGLGYNVQAVKKALGENAPVDSWALVFDPANMSKLKSCGVSFLDQAVDVFAATLQYMGKNPNSTNPADYQAAFEVLKKVRPYITQFNSSGYINDLANNDICVALGWSGDVGIAHRRASEAKRSYDIKFANPKEGGLLWFDVMVIPKDAPHPEAALKWINYISDAKVNAAITNTVFYPTANKAAHAFVTPAVAQDPTVYPAEDVLKKMTLMKPMPADILRLENRLWAQLKTGH from the coding sequence ATGCGTGCTCGCACTCTTCGCCAAGCCTGTTCAGCCGCCGCCCTCGCCGCCGCGGCCGCGTTCACGTCGGTCGCCAGCCCGCCGGCGCAAGCCGCCGACGAGCTGAACGTCTACAACTGGTCCGACTACATCGCGCCCGACACGATCCCGAACTTCCAGAAGCAGACCGGCATCCACGTCAAGTACGACAACTACGACAGCGACGACACGCTGCAGGCGAAGCTGCTCGCCGGCAGCTCGGGCTACGACATCGTCGTGCCGACGTCGAACTACATGGCCAAGCAGATCCAGGCCGGCGTCTACCAGAAGCTCGACAAGTCGAAGCTGCCGAACCTCGCGAACCTCGATCCGCTGCTGATGAAGATGATCTCGGACGCCGACCCCGGCAACCAGTACGGCGTGCCGTGGGCGTACGGCACGGACGGCCTCGGCTACAACGTGCAGGCGGTGAAGAAGGCGCTCGGCGAGAACGCGCCGGTCGACAGCTGGGCGCTGGTGTTCGACCCGGCGAACATGTCGAAGCTCAAGAGCTGCGGCGTGTCGTTCCTCGACCAAGCGGTCGACGTGTTCGCCGCGACGCTGCAGTACATGGGCAAGAACCCGAACAGCACGAACCCCGCCGACTACCAGGCGGCGTTCGAGGTCCTGAAGAAAGTCCGCCCGTACATCACCCAGTTCAACTCGTCCGGCTACATCAACGACCTCGCGAACAACGACATCTGCGTCGCGCTCGGCTGGTCGGGCGACGTCGGCATCGCGCACCGCCGCGCGTCCGAGGCGAAGCGTTCGTACGACATCAAGTTCGCGAATCCGAAGGAAGGCGGGCTGCTGTGGTTCGACGTGATGGTGATCCCGAAGGATGCGCCGCACCCGGAGGCCGCGCTGAAGTGGATCAACTACATCTCCGATGCGAAGGTCAACGCGGCGATCACCAACACGGTGTTCTACCCGACCGCGAACAAGGCCGCGCACGCGTTCGTGACGCCGGCCGTCGCGCAGGACCCGACCGTGTATCCGGCCGAGGACGTGCTGAAGAAGATGACGCTGATGAAGCCGATGCCGGCCGACATCCTGCGTCTCGAGAACCGGCTGTGGGCGCAATTGAAGACCGGCCACTGA